The Deinobacterium chartae genome includes a window with the following:
- a CDS encoding FKBP-type peptidyl-prolyl cis-trans isomerase has product MNELKIERLQEGLGPQAQAGQMATVHYTGWLLDGTKFDSSVDRDEPFEFPLGAGYVIRGWDEGVAQMRVGDKVRMTLPPEYGYGARGAGGVIPPNATLVFEVELLGLR; this is encoded by the coding sequence ATGAACGAACTGAAGATCGAGCGACTCCAAGAGGGCCTTGGCCCGCAGGCCCAGGCGGGGCAGATGGCCACCGTGCACTACACCGGCTGGCTGCTCGACGGCACCAAATTCGACTCCTCGGTGGACCGCGACGAGCCGTTCGAGTTTCCGCTGGGCGCCGGTTACGTCATTCGCGGCTGGGACGAGGGTGTGGCCCAGATGCGGGTGGGCGACAAGGTGCGCATGACCCTGCCGCCCGAGTACGGCTACGGCGCGCGCGGCGCGGGCGGGGTGATCCCGCCGAACGCCACGCTGGTGTTCGAGGTCG
- the solA gene encoding N-methyl-L-tryptophan oxidase, with product MHTRAHEYIVIGAGGTGAATAYELARTGHDVLLLEQFTIGHDRGSSFGPSRIFRFAYEEPDYARLAASALEAWRDLEADAGARLLWQTGGLDLGPHGVRSLQRTADTLAEIGHAGTWLDANELQRRYPQWRVPDDWAALYSEHAGIVNPSLTVELLAAMTRVHGGTVLERTPVVRLELGPTPVVHTERGRFAARRVVVAAGGWLPTLFPQLGKALRVSLEATMFFRPRNLADFAPERFPIFIAHDRSQAYGFPAFGLPGVKIALHGSGPAVDADARPLDVAPDMIERARAFLERHLPAAAGPLMEARTCLYTNAPAEDFVLLPHPRSEAVLIASPCSGHGFKFVPLTGRIVAAAARGEAHPGWLDRFRSPEVQAALNG from the coding sequence ATGCACACCCGCGCGCACGAATACATCGTCATCGGAGCGGGCGGCACCGGAGCCGCCACCGCCTACGAACTGGCCCGCACCGGACACGACGTGTTGCTGCTCGAGCAGTTCACGATCGGTCACGACCGCGGCTCGAGCTTCGGGCCGAGCCGCATCTTCCGCTTTGCCTACGAGGAGCCCGACTACGCCCGGCTGGCGGCCTCGGCCCTCGAGGCCTGGCGCGACCTCGAGGCCGACGCGGGCGCGCGGCTGCTGTGGCAGACCGGCGGCTTGGACCTCGGGCCGCACGGCGTCCGCAGCCTGCAGCGCACCGCCGACACGCTCGCAGAAATCGGACATGCGGGGACGTGGCTGGACGCAAACGAGTTGCAGCGCCGCTATCCGCAGTGGCGCGTTCCGGACGACTGGGCCGCGCTTTACAGCGAGCACGCCGGGATCGTGAATCCTTCGCTCACCGTGGAGCTGCTGGCGGCCATGACCCGCGTGCACGGCGGCACCGTGCTCGAGCGCACCCCGGTCGTGCGCCTCGAGCTGGGCCCCACACCGGTGGTGCACACCGAGCGCGGGCGCTTCGCCGCGCGACGGGTGGTGGTGGCCGCAGGCGGCTGGCTGCCCACGCTGTTTCCGCAACTGGGCAAGGCGCTGCGGGTCAGCCTCGAGGCGACGATGTTCTTTCGCCCGCGGAACCTGGCGGACTTCGCGCCCGAACGCTTTCCGATTTTTATCGCGCACGACCGCTCGCAGGCCTACGGCTTTCCGGCCTTCGGGCTGCCCGGCGTGAAGATCGCCCTGCACGGCAGCGGCCCTGCGGTGGACGCCGACGCGCGCCCGCTGGACGTGGCACCGGACATGATCGAGCGCGCACGCGCTTTTCTGGAGCGGCACCTGCCCGCTGCGGCAGGCCCGCTGATGGAGGCCCGGACCTGCCTGTACACCAACGCACCCGCCGAGGACTTCGTGCTGCTGCCGCACCCGCGTTCGGAGGCGGTGCTGATCGCCTCCCCGTGTTCGGGCCACGGCTTCAAGTTCGTGCCGCTTACCGGCCGGATCGTGGCGGCCGCCGCGCGCGGCGAGGCGCACCCGGGCTGGCTGGACCGCTTCCGCTCTCCCGAGGTCCAGGCCGCACTGAACGGCTGA
- a CDS encoding ATP-binding cassette domain-containing protein produces the protein MTAALELHAVCKRYGPGLPPVLEDLDLTVQPGELVSLLGPSGCGKTTTLRLIAGFERPDAGRIVLEGRELASENRFVPPERRGVGMVFQDYALFPHLSVLGNVMFGLSALRGAARREQARRALALVGLTVFERRWPHELSGGQQQRVAIARALARAPQLILLDEPFSNLDAALRRHTRAEVRAILRRAGASALLVTHDQEEALAFSDRVVVMRAGRIEQSGPPEQVYQAPRTAFVASFLGHSNLLPGSAHGLTARTALGELPLHEPAYGPVLLSVRPEHLRLEAPDPTRASAEVIAREYLGHDASYLLRLEGGLELRVREAGSRPRPEGSRVGLRLEGTARVVRSS, from the coding sequence GTGACCGCTGCGCTCGAGCTGCACGCGGTTTGCAAGCGCTACGGACCCGGCCTGCCCCCGGTCCTCGAGGATCTTGACCTGACCGTGCAGCCGGGCGAACTGGTCTCGCTGCTGGGTCCCTCGGGCTGCGGCAAGACCACCACCTTGCGCCTGATCGCCGGGTTCGAGCGGCCCGATGCGGGCCGCATCGTCCTCGAGGGGCGCGAGCTCGCCTCGGAGAACCGGTTTGTGCCGCCCGAACGGCGCGGGGTGGGCATGGTCTTTCAGGATTACGCGCTGTTTCCGCACCTGAGTGTGTTGGGCAACGTGATGTTCGGGCTGAGTGCCCTGCGCGGCGCAGCGCGCCGCGAGCAGGCGCGCCGCGCCCTGGCGCTGGTGGGCCTGACCGTGTTCGAGCGCCGCTGGCCGCACGAACTCTCGGGTGGGCAGCAGCAGCGGGTGGCCATTGCCCGTGCGCTGGCCCGCGCGCCGCAGCTGATCTTGCTCGACGAGCCGTTCTCGAACCTGGACGCCGCGCTGCGCAGGCACACCCGCGCCGAGGTGCGCGCCATCTTGCGCCGTGCGGGAGCGAGTGCTCTGCTGGTCACGCACGACCAGGAAGAAGCGCTGGCCTTCTCGGACCGGGTGGTGGTGATGCGGGCGGGCCGCATCGAGCAGAGCGGCCCGCCCGAGCAGGTGTACCAAGCACCGCGTACCGCGTTCGTGGCATCGTTTTTGGGACACAGCAACCTGCTGCCCGGCAGTGCGCACGGCCTCACCGCCCGTACCGCCCTGGGCGAACTGCCGCTTCATGAGCCCGCCTACGGGCCGGTGCTGCTGAGTGTGCGCCCCGAGCACCTGCGCCTTGAAGCCCCCGACCCCACGCGGGCTAGCGCCGAGGTCATCGCGCGCGAATACCTCGGGCACGACGCCAGCTACCTGCTGCGCCTCGAGGGCGGCCTCGAGCTGCGCGTCCGCGAGGCGGGCAGCAGGCCGAGGCCCGAAGGAAGCCGGGTGGGTCTGCGCCTCGAGGGGACGGCGCGGGTGGTGCGCAGTTCCTGA
- a CDS encoding ABC transporter permease, with protein MSHAVIKTASTRQRRVSLPPYLTLPAALVGGAVLLPLAYLLLRASEVGPRALEFALAGRTLEVLGNTALLTALVTLLSTVLSLPLAWLTAATDLPGRRAWGVLLALPMVFPSFVGGYVVLGALGHGGLLDAATGVRWEGVYGLGGATLALTLFTYPYVYLALRAALRDFDPALWEAARSLGHGGWSAFGRTVLPALRPALTGGGLLVALYTVSDFGAVALLQYDTFSRAIYVQYQGAFDRSLAAVLALVLVGFAALLMLLEARLRGPRVLYRSGSGTRRPPLRVLLGPWRWAACTLVAAVTLLALLLPLTVLIVWLLRGLPGLELGRDLLLPAVSSVAVSAAAALLTLLAALPVAILAVRHRSVLSVLIERLAFSGNALPPIVVALSLVFFGARYLPGLYQTFALLLFAYTVRFLPQTLAVLRTALLGVNPHLEEAARLLGCSAAQATWRVTVPLLRSGALAAAALTFLTTMKELPVTLLLAPTGFETLATEVWAAASEAFFARAAAPALLLVAASTAAVALILRGEREPQ; from the coding sequence ATGTCGCACGCAGTGATCAAGACCGCCTCCACCCGCCAGCGGCGGGTGAGCCTTCCGCCGTACCTGACGCTGCCCGCCGCGCTGGTCGGCGGGGCCGTGCTGCTGCCGCTGGCCTATTTGTTGCTGCGTGCCTCTGAGGTCGGACCGCGCGCGCTCGAGTTTGCGCTGGCCGGGCGCACCCTCGAGGTACTCGGAAACACTGCCCTGCTCACGGCGCTGGTCACACTGCTGTCCACCGTGCTGTCGCTGCCGTTGGCGTGGCTGACCGCCGCGACCGACCTGCCCGGGCGGCGGGCGTGGGGCGTGCTGCTGGCCCTGCCGATGGTGTTTCCCTCGTTTGTGGGCGGTTATGTGGTGCTGGGAGCCCTGGGACACGGTGGCCTGCTCGATGCGGCAACGGGTGTGCGCTGGGAGGGCGTGTACGGTTTGGGCGGGGCCACGCTGGCGCTCACGCTGTTTACCTATCCGTACGTCTACCTGGCGCTGCGCGCCGCGCTGCGGGACTTTGACCCGGCGCTGTGGGAGGCTGCGCGCAGCCTGGGGCACGGCGGCTGGAGCGCGTTCGGGCGGACAGTGCTGCCCGCGTTGCGCCCCGCGCTGACCGGGGGAGGCCTGCTGGTGGCCCTGTATACCGTGTCCGACTTTGGCGCGGTGGCACTGCTGCAGTACGACACCTTCAGCCGCGCCATCTACGTGCAGTACCAGGGGGCTTTTGACCGCAGCCTGGCGGCCGTGCTGGCCCTCGTTCTGGTGGGTTTCGCGGCACTCTTGATGCTGCTCGAGGCGCGCCTGCGCGGGCCACGGGTGCTGTACCGCAGCGGCAGCGGAACGCGCAGGCCCCCCCTGCGGGTTTTGCTGGGGCCTTGGCGCTGGGCCGCCTGCACGCTGGTAGCGGCCGTGACCCTGCTGGCCCTGCTGCTGCCGCTGACCGTGCTGATCGTGTGGCTGCTGCGCGGCCTGCCCGGCCTCGAGCTGGGCCGCGACCTGCTGCTGCCGGCCGTCTCAAGCGTGGCGGTGAGCGCGGCCGCTGCGCTCCTGACCCTGCTGGCCGCGCTGCCGGTCGCGATCTTGGCGGTGCGGCACCGCAGCGTGCTGTCCGTTCTGATCGAGCGGCTGGCCTTCTCCGGCAACGCGCTGCCGCCCATCGTGGTCGCCCTGTCGCTGGTGTTTTTCGGGGCGCGCTACCTGCCCGGGTTGTACCAGACCTTCGCGCTGCTGCTGTTCGCCTACACGGTGCGCTTCTTGCCGCAGACGCTCGCCGTGCTGCGCACGGCGCTGCTCGGCGTGAACCCACACCTCGAGGAGGCCGCGCGGCTGCTGGGCTGCTCGGCCGCACAGGCCACGTGGCGCGTCACCGTGCCGCTGCTGCGCTCGGGCGCGCTGGCCGCTGCAGCCCTCACCTTCTTGACCACCATGAAAGAGCTGCCCGTGACCCTGCTGCTGGCCCCGACCGGCTTCGAGACGTTGGCCACCGAGGTGTGGGCAGCCGCTTCCGAGGCTTTCTTCGCACGCGCGGCCGCTCCGGCGCTGCTGCTGGTCGCCGCGTCCACCGCCGCCGTTGCGCTGATCCTGCGCGGGGAGCGTGAGCCGCAGTGA
- a CDS encoding iron ABC transporter substrate-binding protein: MRLSFLTLALLTALPLASAQNALTVYSGRSESLVGPLLEQFKRANPGISVRIRYGDSAQLAATLLEEGSNSPADVFFSQDAGALGALSKEGRLAPLPASVLGKVNKTFTSPRGEWVGVSGRARVIAYNTRALSARELPQSVLDLTDPRWKGKIGWAPTNASFQALVTALRKTQGEARAEAWLRGVRANNPRVYKNNTAVLEALGRGEVQLGLVNHYYLYNFLKDQGPDFPVRNAFMRAGDAGNLVNVAGAGVLKSSRNRAAAERFVNFLLSKPAQEFFARQTYEYPLAAGVRPAADLLPLAQIRTPDMDLSDLDDLKGTVALLQKTGVL; this comes from the coding sequence ATGCGTCTCAGTTTCCTGACTCTCGCTCTGCTGACTGCCCTGCCCCTGGCCTCCGCCCAGAACGCGCTGACCGTTTACAGCGGACGCAGCGAATCGCTGGTCGGCCCGCTGCTCGAACAGTTCAAGCGGGCCAATCCGGGCATCTCGGTTCGCATTCGCTACGGCGACTCGGCCCAACTGGCCGCCACCCTGCTCGAGGAGGGCTCCAACAGTCCCGCCGACGTGTTCTTCTCGCAAGACGCCGGGGCGCTGGGAGCGCTCTCCAAGGAAGGCCGCCTGGCCCCGCTGCCCGCCAGCGTGCTCGGCAAGGTCAACAAGACCTTCACCTCGCCGCGCGGCGAGTGGGTTGGCGTCTCGGGCCGTGCCCGGGTCATCGCCTACAACACCCGCGCCCTGAGTGCGCGCGAGCTGCCCCAGAGCGTTTTGGATCTCACCGACCCGCGCTGGAAGGGCAAGATCGGCTGGGCACCCACCAACGCCTCGTTCCAGGCTCTGGTGACCGCGCTGCGCAAAACCCAAGGCGAGGCCAGGGCCGAAGCGTGGCTGCGCGGGGTCAGGGCGAACAACCCGCGCGTCTACAAGAACAACACCGCGGTCCTCGAGGCCCTCGGGCGCGGCGAGGTGCAGCTCGGGCTGGTCAACCACTACTACCTGTACAACTTTCTCAAGGATCAGGGCCCGGATTTCCCGGTGCGCAACGCCTTCATGCGGGCCGGTGACGCGGGCAACCTGGTGAACGTGGCCGGCGCGGGCGTGCTGAAGTCCTCGAGAAACCGCGCCGCTGCCGAGCGGTTCGTGAATTTCCTGCTCTCAAAACCCGCGCAGGAGTTCTTCGCACGCCAGACCTACGAGTACCCGCTGGCCGCCGGGGTACGGCCTGCCGCCGACCTGCTGCCGCTGGCGCAGATCCGCACGCCCGATATGGATCTGAGCGACCTCGATGACCTCAAGGGCACGGTGGCGCTGCTGCAGAAAACCGGCGTGCTGTAG
- a CDS encoding response regulator, with the protein MIRVLLVDDHALFRQGMKSLLENEGDIRVIGEAASGREAIRFAAETKPDVILMDIQMPELDGVKACQSILEINPAARVIMITMYRQDSYVFEAVKAGARGYVLKDADASTLIDAIRRVAEGEALLEPDLAQSVLDDFREKREVLPSEKHNDLNERETTILRLLAQGHSNQEIALKLDISEKTVRNRLSEIFAKLQLNNRTQAALYAIREGIANLE; encoded by the coding sequence ATGATTCGTGTGCTGCTGGTCGACGACCACGCCCTGTTCCGCCAGGGCATGAAGAGCCTGCTCGAAAACGAGGGCGACATCCGCGTGATCGGTGAGGCCGCCAGCGGACGTGAGGCCATCCGTTTTGCCGCCGAGACCAAACCGGACGTCATCTTGATGGACATTCAGATGCCCGAGCTCGACGGCGTCAAAGCCTGCCAGAGCATCCTCGAGATCAACCCTGCGGCGCGGGTCATCATGATCACCATGTACCGTCAGGACTCGTACGTGTTCGAGGCGGTCAAGGCCGGGGCACGCGGCTACGTGCTCAAGGATGCCGACGCCTCGACCCTGATCGACGCGATCCGCCGGGTGGCCGAAGGCGAGGCACTGCTGGAGCCGGACCTCGCCCAGAGCGTGCTCGATGACTTCCGCGAGAAGCGCGAGGTGCTGCCCAGCGAGAAGCACAACGACCTCAACGAGCGCGAGACCACGATCCTGCGCCTGCTGGCCCAGGGCCACTCCAATCAGGAAATCGCGCTCAAACTCGACATTTCCGAGAAAACCGTGCGCAACCGCCTGTCGGAGATCTTCGCCAAGCTGCAGCTCAACAACCGCACGCAAGCCGCGCTCTACGCCATCCGAGAAGGCATCGCGAACCTCGAGTAA
- a CDS encoding serine hydrolase, translated as MDSLTQADRDFRTTLEQIRARFEGELALSVRDLEGNVLYEHLADEPFPAASVIKLPILLSALEAAQQGEFSLDARYTLRPEDQVPGAGVLHELGAGLQPSLRDLLALMIIVSDNTATNMVIDLIGQDRVNAFLETHGCNASRLIGKLQLPPEKQNPEQRAGRRNFVSASDMTRLLVALEGGRLLDEAHTALAIDILARQQFKDIIGRVLPHDENGELMVRVASKSGVIWGTRNDVGLVWSRRPYAVALLSRGGHDRREHPENAILLVQAQVARAVWERFGDPLRGRD; from the coding sequence ATGGACTCCCTAACCCAGGCTGACCGGGATTTCCGCACGACCCTGGAACAGATCCGCGCGCGCTTCGAAGGCGAACTGGCCCTCTCGGTACGCGACCTCGAGGGCAACGTGCTGTACGAGCACCTGGCCGACGAGCCCTTCCCGGCGGCCAGCGTCATCAAACTGCCGATCCTGCTCTCGGCCCTCGAGGCTGCCCAGCAGGGCGAATTCAGCCTGGACGCCCGCTACACCCTGCGCCCCGAGGACCAGGTTCCGGGTGCGGGCGTCCTGCACGAGCTCGGCGCGGGCCTGCAGCCCTCGCTGCGCGACCTGCTGGCCCTGATGATCATCGTCAGCGACAACACCGCCACCAACATGGTGATCGACCTGATCGGCCAAGACCGCGTCAACGCCTTTCTCGAGACGCACGGCTGCAACGCCTCGAGGCTGATCGGCAAGCTGCAGCTCCCGCCGGAGAAGCAAAACCCCGAGCAGCGCGCCGGGCGGCGCAACTTCGTGTCGGCCTCGGACATGACCCGCCTGCTGGTGGCCCTCGAGGGGGGGCGGTTGCTCGACGAAGCCCACACGGCGCTGGCCATCGACATCCTGGCACGTCAGCAGTTCAAGGACATCATCGGCCGGGTGCTGCCACACGACGAGAACGGTGAGCTGATGGTCCGGGTGGCTTCCAAGAGCGGCGTGATCTGGGGAACCCGCAACGACGTGGGGCTGGTGTGGAGCCGGCGGCCCTACGCGGTGGCCCTCCTCAGCCGCGGTGGACACGACCGCCGGGAACATCCCGAAAACGCCATCTTGCTCGTTCAGGCGCAGGTGGCGCGGGCGGTATGGGAGCGTTTCGGGGACCCGCTGCGGGGCCGGGACTAA
- a CDS encoding c-type cytochrome, with the protein MERNDATIPMVSIVIAAIFWVLLLFLFSTEIKAHEATKEAPAQETAAAGNSWQTEGKAIFEANCQSCHGAQGEGAVGPKLAGAQLVLEQPEVVVQYIQKGKGIMPAFPQLSDAQVIDVVNYVRNSWGNKAELLDASFLAAQSADADKAALLNRSKFVPEHIALPEIFLATFVMLLLTYGIIGLYSVWAEGETLTPGIHKVRSTPLAMWGILLSMAGALFFTVLFLRQIVLGLNGMNAEEPPPIAVTSEGFYVAMVFLLLTVALGLYKKFFMDGEAVVEDASGEFPW; encoded by the coding sequence ATGGAACGTAACGACGCAACGATACCGATGGTGTCCATCGTCATCGCCGCTATCTTCTGGGTGCTGCTGCTGTTCTTGTTCTCCACCGAGATCAAGGCGCACGAGGCCACCAAGGAGGCTCCCGCGCAGGAGACGGCGGCGGCCGGCAACAGCTGGCAGACCGAGGGCAAGGCGATCTTCGAGGCAAACTGCCAGAGCTGCCACGGCGCTCAGGGCGAAGGGGCCGTGGGCCCCAAGCTGGCCGGTGCCCAACTGGTGCTCGAGCAGCCCGAAGTGGTGGTGCAGTACATCCAGAAGGGTAAGGGCATCATGCCGGCCTTTCCTCAGCTGAGCGACGCACAGGTGATCGACGTGGTGAACTACGTGCGTAACAGCTGGGGCAACAAGGCCGAGCTCCTCGACGCTTCCTTCCTGGCGGCGCAGAGCGCCGACGCCGACAAGGCCGCGCTGCTGAACCGCTCGAAGTTCGTCCCCGAGCACATCGCGCTGCCCGAGATCTTCTTGGCGACTTTCGTGATGCTGCTGCTCACCTACGGCATCATCGGCCTGTACAGCGTGTGGGCCGAGGGCGAAACGCTGACCCCCGGCATTCACAAGGTGCGCAGCACCCCGCTGGCGATGTGGGGCATCCTGCTCTCGATGGCCGGCGCCCTGTTCTTCACGGTGCTGTTCCTGCGGCAGATCGTGCTGGGCCTCAACGGCATGAACGCCGAGGAACCGCCGCCGATCGCCGTGACCAGTGAAGGCTTCTACGTTGCCATGGTTTTCCTGTTGCTGACCGTCGCCCTGGGCCTGTACAAGAAGTTCTTCATGGACGGCGAGGCCGTCGTCGAGGATGCCAGCGGCGAGTTCCCCTGGTAA
- a CDS encoding ubiquinol-cytochrome c reductase iron-sulfur subunit, with translation MTKIKRTDPEISRRKFITGALITTGAVSGVGMLSVLGTLRPANRITPDKEPPAEGDILVYAEGDKAGQPVKVSDLDESPTRVYPKAGDVVKNGDPNNLLLLMRFPQGELKEPTELDATVQGTVVAYSAICTHLGCQVNYKDSDGTLLCPCHSGNYDPKEGCKVIGGPPPRPLPQLPIKLEGDQIIASGEFLGEPYTG, from the coding sequence ATGACCAAGATCAAACGAACCGATCCGGAAATTTCCCGGCGCAAGTTCATCACCGGGGCCCTGATCACCACCGGCGCGGTGAGCGGCGTGGGCATGCTGTCGGTGCTGGGCACCCTGCGTCCGGCGAACCGTATCACCCCCGACAAGGAACCCCCGGCCGAGGGCGACATCCTGGTGTACGCCGAAGGCGACAAGGCCGGGCAGCCGGTCAAGGTCTCCGACCTGGACGAGTCCCCCACCCGCGTCTACCCCAAGGCGGGCGACGTGGTCAAAAACGGCGACCCGAACAACCTGCTGCTGCTGATGCGGTTCCCGCAGGGCGAGCTCAAGGAGCCGACCGAGCTCGATGCCACGGTTCAGGGCACGGTCGTGGCCTACAGCGCCATCTGCACGCACCTGGGCTGCCAGGTCAACTACAAGGATTCGGACGGCACGCTGCTGTGCCCCTGCCACTCCGGCAACTACGATCCGAAAGAGGGCTGCAAGGTGATCGGTGGTCCGCCGCCGCGCCCGCTGCCCCAGCTGCCGATCAAGCTCGAGGGCGATCAGATCATCGCGTCTGGCGAGTTCCTGGGCGAGCCCTACACGGGCTAA
- a CDS encoding cytochrome b: MNQWLDERLHISRLNDKFLRKAFPVHHSFFLGEITLFSLIILILSGILLTFAYEPSNQLVGEDQIPAAYASVLKINAMPFGDMLRRIHHWTANIMVGAAVVHMFRIYFSGAFKKPREINWWIGVLLLVFTIITAVTGYSLPYDNYAFTTLKVISGILASLPWIGEWAAQAAFAGKFPGPGLIPRMYGYHIMLLPAILLATTAVHMLIMIKQKHTQPGYAKKIAYKKIVGVPLLTQQTILMGMLFTLLLGVILLFSAFIPVHPVEFYGPPSNNTPPIKPDWYLLWVFGILAIVPATWEFHLLGGTFNAEFIGGILIPTLFIVLLFAVPMLDRSKENAYYAESPTEHPKRLAWGIAVIALLIVWSFAGYKPELITSGILTNSNANGVLWTLTFVVPIVSYFATLGIVRGIKRLRELDEIEDREFQASADD; encoded by the coding sequence ATGAACCAGTGGCTTGACGAACGTCTCCACATCAGCCGCCTGAACGATAAGTTCCTGCGCAAGGCCTTCCCGGTCCACCACTCGTTTTTCCTGGGTGAGATCACGCTCTTTAGCCTGATCATCCTGATTCTCTCGGGCATTTTGCTGACCTTTGCCTACGAGCCCAGCAACCAGCTGGTGGGCGAGGACCAGATCCCGGCCGCCTACGCCTCGGTCCTGAAGATCAACGCCATGCCCTTCGGTGACATGCTGCGTCGCATCCACCACTGGACCGCCAACATCATGGTCGGCGCGGCCGTGGTGCACATGTTCCGCATCTACTTCTCGGGTGCCTTCAAGAAGCCCCGCGAGATCAACTGGTGGATCGGCGTGCTGCTGCTGGTGTTCACCATCATCACCGCCGTAACCGGCTACAGCCTGCCCTACGACAACTACGCCTTTACCACCCTGAAGGTCATCAGCGGCATCCTGGCCTCGCTGCCCTGGATCGGTGAGTGGGCCGCGCAGGCCGCCTTCGCGGGCAAGTTCCCTGGTCCCGGCCTGATCCCGCGCATGTACGGCTACCACATCATGCTGCTCCCGGCGATCCTGCTGGCGACTACCGCCGTGCACATGCTGATCATGATCAAGCAAAAGCACACCCAGCCCGGCTACGCCAAGAAGATCGCCTACAAGAAGATCGTCGGTGTGCCGCTGCTGACCCAGCAGACCATCTTGATGGGCATGCTGTTCACCCTGCTGCTGGGCGTGATCCTGCTGTTCAGCGCCTTTATCCCGGTGCACCCGGTCGAGTTCTACGGCCCCCCGTCGAACAACACCCCGCCCATCAAACCCGACTGGTACCTGCTGTGGGTCTTCGGCATCCTGGCGATCGTCCCGGCCACCTGGGAGTTCCACCTGCTGGGCGGTACATTCAACGCGGAGTTCATCGGCGGCATCCTGATCCCGACGCTGTTCATCGTGCTGCTGTTCGCTGTCCCCATGCTCGACCGCTCGAAGGAGAACGCCTACTACGCCGAGTCGCCCACCGAGCATCCCAAGCGCCTCGCCTGGGGGATCGCGGTTATCGCGCTCCTGATCGTGTGGTCGTTTGCCGGGTACAAGCCCGAACTCATCACCTCGGGCATCCTGACCAACTCGAACGCCAACGGCGTACTGTGGACCCTGACCTTCGTGGTTCCGATCGTGTCGTACTTTGCGACGCTGGGCATCGTGCGCGGCATCAAGCGCCTGCGCGAGCTCGACGAGATCGAAGACCGCGAGTTCCAGGCCTCCGCCGACGACTGA
- a CDS encoding SGNH/GDSL hydrolase family protein, which translates to MTMQRFLLGLSLSLLTQSCAQTPAQAPQSSVLERYVALGDSITAGYQSGGLEAEGQRSAYPLLLGELAGKPLAGPIGKGPGCPPPLNGEATAESCVRADPQAENRNFAVPGARVEELTVKSAANVQGEGTRALYNLILGPNDTQVSAALKAKPSLISVWIGSNNVLAAALNGNPAQATPVATFENEYARLLDALKPSGAKIVLLTVPDVSQIPALISGKFLAQYGLADNTCAASEARISAQYVLPQVTAWLSGGSFTPLSCTEAYALTPQEAAQFKTIVDGYNASIRSLAQARGHLVFDVAPLLNELDKPNPNLQDFSRLFGEDFSLDGVHPSSSAHTKLAAALARFLNTHLEAGIAVR; encoded by the coding sequence ATGACCATGCAGCGCTTCTTGCTCGGGCTCTCCCTGTCCCTGCTTACCCAATCCTGTGCCCAGACTCCCGCCCAGGCACCTCAGTCGAGCGTCCTCGAGCGCTACGTGGCCCTGGGAGACTCGATCACGGCCGGCTACCAGTCGGGCGGCCTCGAGGCCGAAGGTCAGCGGTCGGCCTATCCGCTGCTGCTGGGCGAGTTGGCCGGGAAACCGCTCGCTGGCCCTATCGGCAAGGGGCCCGGCTGCCCTCCCCCGCTGAACGGCGAGGCCACAGCCGAGTCGTGCGTGCGCGCCGATCCCCAGGCCGAGAACCGCAACTTCGCCGTACCGGGCGCGCGCGTCGAGGAGCTGACCGTCAAGAGCGCTGCCAACGTGCAGGGCGAGGGCACCCGGGCCCTGTACAACCTGATCCTGGGCCCCAACGACACCCAGGTAAGCGCCGCCCTCAAGGCCAAGCCCAGCCTGATCAGCGTGTGGATCGGTTCGAATAACGTGCTGGCCGCCGCGCTCAACGGCAACCCGGCCCAGGCGACCCCGGTTGCCACCTTCGAAAACGAGTATGCCCGGCTGCTCGACGCGCTGAAGCCCTCGGGAGCCAAGATCGTGCTGCTGACCGTCCCGGACGTCTCGCAGATCCCCGCCCTGATCTCCGGAAAGTTCCTGGCCCAGTACGGCCTGGCCGACAACACCTGCGCGGCCAGCGAGGCCCGCATCTCGGCCCAGTACGTCCTGCCCCAAGTCACCGCCTGGCTGAGCGGCGGCAGCTTCACGCCCCTGAGCTGCACCGAAGCATACGCCCTGACCCCTCAGGAGGCCGCGCAGTTCAAGACGATCGTCGACGGTTACAACGCCTCGATCCGCAGCCTTGCCCAGGCGCGCGGGCACCTGGTCTTCGACGTGGCCCCCCTGCTGAACGAACTGGACAAGCCCAACCCCAACCTGCAGGACTTCAGCCGACTGTTCGGCGAGGACTTCTCGCTCGACGGCGTGCACCCCTCCTCGAGCGCGCACACCAAGCTGGCCGCCGCCCTGGCCCGGTTCCTGAACACCCACCTCGAGGCGGGCATTGCGGTTCGCTGA